The genomic interval GTGCTGGATTTGGGGAAACACCGAGCAATTGGCGACGTCGAAGATTGTAGAAGTGCAGCACTTTGTGAGGGTCCGCCGCCCATGCCTCCGGGGTGGCGACCTCATATACGTTGTACTCTTCCCATAATCCACCAGAATCCCGAAAAGTCTTCAAGCCACTTTCCGCACTCATTCCCGCACCGGAAAGCACAACGATATGTTCACGATCAGACATCGACCCTAATTTCTTAATTTCCGATCGATGAAGCACGAAGATTTGGATTGGATTGCATTCTCACCGGAAACCCAGGCCGAATTGGCTCGTCATTCGGAAGAAGGCTTCATGATCATCGTTCAGCAAAAAAGAGTCGGAGACATAGTGCTGACGTACCATAATGATCGTTGGCACGCCATGAAAAATCGCTGTCCGCATCAAGGCTTTTCCTTTGTGGGAGGGCGAATTACACCAGCCGGAGAAATCGAATGCCCCATTCACAAATACCGGTTCAACTTGAATGATGGGAAAGAAAAGAGTCAAACCTGTCCTTCAGTTCCCATTTATCCGATTAGGGAAGAGGAAGGGCGATATGAAATTGGAATAAAGAAGTCGATATGGAGCTTTTTGAGATTTTAACTGAACTCACCGTCATCGCCGCTCTATTCGGGTATGTGAATGTTCGGTTTTTAAAACTACCCAGCACCATTGGCCTCCTGGCGATGGCACTTGTCAGCACCGTTGGCATCCTCATTATTGGCCAATTTCAACCCGGTATACTCGCGCGTGCAGAGGCCGCCGTTTCGGCCATTGACTTTCAGCACCTATTGCTCGATGTGATGTTGAGCTTCTTGCTGTTCGCAGGTGCCTTACACACCAAGCTCGATCAGCTCGAAAAACTGCGCGGACCCATCATTGCCTTCGCGACCCTGGGCGTTCTAATTTCCACAGCTATCGTCGGAGGACTGGTCTACGGACTGCTCCAACTCTTCGGACTGGACGTGGCTTTTATATACTGTCTCCTTTTTGGGGCCTTGATATCCCCAACCGATCCCATTGCCGTTCTCGGAATCCTCCGACAGGTCGGTGCGCCCAAAAAACTAGAAGCCATGATTGTCGGCGAGTCCTTGTTTAACGATGGAATTGGCGTGGTGGTCTTCCTTTCCATTTTCGGTATTGCCGCCGGAAGCGGTCATGTCAGCGCTGGCGAAATTGGCCTGCTCTTTTTGGAAGAAGTAGGCGGGGGAATTGCGCTCGGACTACTGCTGGGATACTTCGGCTATCGACTCATGCATTCGGTGGACCATTATGAAACGGAAGTCATGCTCTCCCTCGCCCTGGTCATGGGCGGTTACCTCCTGGCGAGCTCCCTTCACTTCAGCGGTCCACTGGCTATGGTGGTCGCCGGGCTTTTCATCGGAAACAAGGCCCGCGATGGCGCTTGGTCC from Cryomorphaceae bacterium carries:
- a CDS encoding Rieske 2Fe-2S domain-containing protein, which encodes MKHEDLDWIAFSPETQAELARHSEEGFMIIVQQKRVGDIVLTYHNDRWHAMKNRCPHQGFSFVGGRITPAGEIECPIHKYRFNLNDGKEKSQTCPSVPIYPIREEEGRYEIGIKKSIWSFLRF
- a CDS encoding sodium:proton antiporter; its protein translation is MELFEILTELTVIAALFGYVNVRFLKLPSTIGLLAMALVSTVGILIIGQFQPGILARAEAAVSAIDFQHLLLDVMLSFLLFAGALHTKLDQLEKLRGPIIAFATLGVLISTAIVGGLVYGLLQLFGLDVAFIYCLLFGALISPTDPIAVLGILRQVGAPKKLEAMIVGESLFNDGIGVVVFLSIFGIAAGSGHVSAGEIGLLFLEEVGGGIALGLLLGYFGYRLMHSVDHYETEVMLSLALVMGGYLLASSLHFSGPLAMVVAGLFIGNKARDGAWSDETELYLDKFWELLDVFLNAILFVLIGLELLIIEIDGRSLWLGILVIPVTLFARYLALYGPIRIFRKRLDLMRGTDIMMTWGGLRGGISIALALSLTAQMERDLFLTMTYVVVIFSILVQGLSVGKVVRRFTSTG